In Arachis hypogaea cultivar Tifrunner chromosome 2, arahy.Tifrunner.gnm2.J5K5, whole genome shotgun sequence, a genomic segment contains:
- the LOC112759148 gene encoding probable glycosyltransferase At5g03795 → MGFCYWCGSSSLKPLLLMVVPLVMVMALTFAFLNGPSSNNNNTLVPLLWSSITPSSSPSSSSLFINNGDDNKTMHAFDDHHMSFFNNLSYFSPPALSLPEQYNQTEVVDHDISKTWASSAPLNESYVVPQRKFSILDRTEAGLLQARAAIRDARNWNQTLDQDYVPIGPVYRNAKAFHRSYLEMEKQFKVFVYKEGEPPIFHNGPCKSIYSMEGNFIHAIEMNEQFRTRDPKKAHVFFLPFSVVMMVRFVYERNSRDFGPIRTTVKDYINLIAGRYPYWNRSLGADHFMLSCHDWGPETSFSIPYLYKNSIRVLCNANTSEGFNPTKDVSLPEINLQTGTIDGFLGGPSASKRSILAFFAGGVHGPIRPILLEQWENKDEDIKVHKYLPKGVSYYGMLRKSKFCLCPSGYEVASPRVVEAIYTGCVPVLISDHYVPPFSDVLNWKSFSVEVSSRDIPKLKEILTNISSRQYIRMQRRVDNIRRHFEVHYPPKRFDVFHMILHSVWLRRLNIRIYDD, encoded by the exons ATGGGTTTTTGTTATTGGTGTGGTTCTTCATCATTGAAGCCATTGTTGTTGATGGTTGTTCCTCTTGTAATGGTTATGGCACTTACTTTTGCTTTTCTGAATGGTCCAAGTAGTAACAATAATAATACCTTGGTGCCACTACTTTGGAGCTCTAtaactccttcttcttctccttcttcttcttctttattcatCAACAATGGTGATGATAACAAAACTATGCATGCCTTTGATGATCATCACATGTCTTTCTTCAATAACCTCTCTTACTTCTCTCCTCCAGCACTTTCTCTTCCGGAACAATAT AACCAAACTGAGGTAGTTGATCATGACATCTCAAAAACTTGGGCAAGTTCAGCTCCTTTGAATGAATCTTATGTTGTTCCCCAAAGAAAATTCAGCATCTTAGATAGAACTGAAGCAGGTTTGCTACAAGCTAGAGCTGCTATTAGAGATGCAAGAAATTGGAATCAAACACTTGATCAAGACTATGTTCCAATAGGTCCAGTCTATAGGAATGCCAAAGCATTTCACAG GAGCTATTTAGAAATGGAGAAACAATTCAAAGTATTTGTCTATAAAGAAGGGGAGCCTCCAATTTTTCATAATGGACCATGCAAAAGCATATACTCAATGGAGGGTAATTTCATCCATGCTATTGAGATGAATGAGCAATTTCGAACAAGGGATCCTAAGAAAGCTCATGTGTTCTTCCTTCCCTTCAGTGTAGTAAtgatggtccgatttgtgtacgaGAGGAACTCGCGCGATTTCGGCCCCATAAGAACAACCGTCAAGGATTATATCAATCTCATTGCTGGAAGATATCCTTATTGGAATCGAAGCCTTGGTGCTGATCATTTCATGCTTTCTTGCCATGATTGG gGGCCAGAGACTTCATTCTCTATTCCTTACTTATACAAGAACTCTATACGTGTATTGTGCAATGCCAACACCTCTGAAGGATTCAACCCTACAAAAGATGTTTCTCTTCCTGAAATCAATCTCCAAACAG GTACAATAGATGGTTTTCTTGGTGGGCCTTCCGCATCTAAACGCTCAATTTTGGCCTTCTTCGCCGGTGGGGTTCATGGGCCCATTAGGCCCATTTTACTTGAGCAATGGGAGAACAAGGATGAAGATATCAAAGTCCACAAGTACCTTCCAAAGGGGGTTTCCTACTATGGTATGCTTAGAAAGAGCAAGTTTTGTCTTTGCCCTAGTGGGTATGAGGTGGCAAGCCCAAGGGTAGTTGAGGCAATTTACACAGGTTGTGTTCCTGTGCTTATTTCTGACCACTATGTCCCTCCATTTAGTGATGTCTTGAATTGGAAGTCTTTTTCAGTTGAAGTTTCTTCAAGAGACATTCCAAAATTGAAGGAGATTCTAACAAACATCTCATCAAGACAATATATAAGGATGCAACGGAGAGTGGACAACATTAGGAGACACTTTGAAGTGCATTATCCTCCTAAAAGATTTGATGTCTTCCATATGATACTTCATTCAGTTTGGCTTAGGAGATTAAACATTAGAATTTATGATGATTAA